From the Phreatobacter oligotrophus genome, the window GACAACATGCAGGTGGCGAACTGCACCACGCCGGCGAACTACTTCCACATCCTGCGCCGGCAGCTGAAGCGCGAGATCCGCAAGCCGCTGATCCTGATGACGCCGAAGTCGCTGCTGCGCCACAAGCGCGCCGTGTCGCGGCTCGACGAGCTGGTCACCGGCACCTCGTTCCACCGCGTTCTGTGGGACGATGCGCAGGTGCTCCCGGGTCAGGAGACGAAGCTGGTGGAGGACAAGAAGATCCGCCGGGTCATCGTCTGCTCCGGCAAGGTCTACTATGACCTCTACGAGGACCGCATCAAGCGCGGCATCGACGACGTCTACATCATGCGCGTCGAGCAGCTCTATCCCTTCCCGCTGAAGGCGCTGGCGGGCGAGATCGGCCGCTTCAAGAACGCCGAGGTCGTCTGGTGCCAGGAAGAGCCCAAGAACATGGGCGGCTGGTCCTTCGTCGAGCCCTATCTCGAATGGGTCCTGACGACGGCCGGCTCGAAGTCGAAGCGCGCCCGCTATGTCGGCCGCCCGGCTTCCGCCGCCACCGCGACGGGCCTCCTGTCGCGCCACAACGCCCAGCTCCAGGCCTTCCTGGACGAAGCCTTCGCATGACGGGCCGGCCCGCGCCGCGGGCCGGTTCTCCATCCGCTTTCAAGAGACGAGAGGCCCGCAAGGGACTGACATCATGGCCACCGAAATCCGCGTTCCGACGCTCGGCGAATCCGTTTCCGAGGCGACCGTCGCCAAGTGGTTCAAGAAGCCCGGCGAGGCGGTGAAGCAGGACGAGCCGCTGGTGGAGCTGGAGACCGACAAGGTCACGCTCGAGGTCAACGCGCCCGCCTCCGGCACGCTCGCTGAGATCATCGCCGATTCCGGCACGACGGTGGGCGTCGCCGCCCTGCTCGGCCAGATCACCGAAGGCGGCGCCGCCGCTGCTGCCCCGGCCAAGTCCGAGGCGCCCAAGGCTGCGGCCCCGGCCCCGGCCCCGGCTCCGGCGCCGGCCGCTGCCGCTCCGGCCAAGGCGGCGTCCGCCGACAATGGCCCGGCAGTCGCCCGCATCGCTGCCGAGACCGGCGTCAATCCGGCTGCCGTCGCCGGCACCGGCAAGGATGGCCGCGTGACCAAGGGCGACATGCTCGCCGCCGTCGCCACCGGCGTGAGCGCCCCGGCGCCCGCCCCGGTCGTCGCCGCCCCGCGCCCGGCCTCCCAGCCGGTGGATGCGGCGCGCGAGGAGCGCGTGCGCATGACCAAGCTGCGCCAGACCATCGCCCGCCGCCTCAAGGAGGCGCAGAACACCGCCGCCATGCTGACGACCTTCAACGAGGTCGACATGACCGCGGTCATGACGCTGCGCAACCAGTACAAGGACATCTTCGAGAAGAAGCACGGCGTGAAGCTCGGCTTCATGGGCTTCTTCGTGCGGGCCTGCGTCCAGGCGCTGAAGGACATCCCGGCGGTCAATGCCGAGATCGACGGCACCGACCTCATCTACAAGAACTTCTGCCATGTCGGCGTCGCCGTCGGCACGGACAAGGGCCTCGTCGTGCCGGTGGTGCGTGACGCGGACCGCATGGGCATCGCCGAGATCGAGAAGACCATCGCCGATTTCGGCAAGCGCGCCCGCGACGGCAAGCTCTCCATCGAGGAGATGCAGGGCGGCACCTTCACCATCTCGAACGGTGGCGTCTACGGCTCGCTGATGTCGACGCCGATCCTCAACGCGCCGCAGTCTGGCATCCTCGGCATGCACAAGATCCAGGACCGCCCGATGGTCATCGGCGGCAAGATCGAGATCCGCCCGATGATGTATCTGGCGCTCTCCTACGACCACCGGATCGTCGACGGCAAGGAAGCCGTGACCTTCCTGGTGCGCGTCAAGGAGAGCCTCGAGGATCCGGCCCGCCTGGTCATGGACCTCTGAGGTCCGTGACGCTCTGAGGCTATTCGGGCCGCCGGTCGCCGGCGGCCGCCGCGGCGGGAGAAGCGCATGTCGAAGGGCGTCGTCATCGTCACCGGCTCGAGCCGCGGCATCGGGCGCGCCTGCGCCCTGCTCGCCGCCGAGCGCGGCTACGACGTGGTGGTCAACTACACCGCCAATGCAGCCGCCGCGCAGGAGGTCGTCGCCGGGATCAATGCCCGCGGCGCCCAGGCCATCGCGGTGAAGGGCGACATCGCCGAGGAGGCCGACATTCTCGGCCTCTTCGCCGCCGCCGACCGCCTTGGCCCCCTCGTCGGCCTCATCAACAATGCCGGCGTGGTCTCGCTCTCCGGCCGCGTCGAGACCTACACGGCCGACCGCCTCCACCGCCTTCTCAACATCAACGTGGTCGGCACCATCCTGTGCTCGCGCGAGGCGGTGAAGCGCATGTCGACCAAGCATGGCGGCAAGGGCGGCGCGATCGTGAACATCTCGTCGGTCGCCGCCGTGCTCGGCAGCCCCAACGAATATGTCGACTATGCCGCCTCCAAGGGCGCGGTAGACAGCTTCACCGTCGGGCTGGCCAAGGAGGTCGCGACCGAGGGCATCCGCGTCAACGCGGTGCGCCCCGGCATGATCACCACCGACATTCACGAGGCGAGCGGCGATCCCGGCCGCGTCGAGCGCATCCGTCCCACCATCCCGATGCAGCGGATCGGCGAGCCGCACGAGATCGCGACCGCCGCGCTCTGGCTCCTCTCGGAGGAAGCCTCCTACTGCACCGGTACCTTCATCACCATATCAGGCGGGCGCTGACGCGCCGGCCCCTCCCCCTCGGAGACTGACATGTCCTACGATCTCATCGTCATCGGCACCGGCCCTGGCGGCTATGTCTGCGCCATCCGCGCCGCCCAGCTCGGCCTCAAGGTGGCCGTGGTCGAGAAGCGCAAGACCCATGGCGGGACCTGCCTGAACGTCGGCTGCATCCCCTCCAAGGCGCTGCTGCACGCCTCCGAGCTGTTCGACGAGGCGGGCCATGGCTTCAAGGCGCTCGGCATCGACGTGCCGGCGCCGAAGCTCAACCTCAAGCAGATGATGGTGCACAAGCAGGAGACCATCGACGCCAATGTCGGCGGCGTCGCCTTCCTGCTGAAGAAGCACAAGGTCGATCAGCATTTCGGCACCGGAACGATCACCGCGCCGGGCAAGGTCTTGGTCGCGGCCGATGACGGCAAGGTCACGGAGATCGAGGGCAAGTCCATCGTCATCGCCACCGGCTCGGACGTCGCCCAGCTGCCGGGCGTCGCCATCGACGAGAAGCAGATCGTCTCCTCCACCGGCGCGCTCGAGCTCGCCAAGGTGCCGTCCAAGCTCGTGGTGATCGGCGCCGGCGTCATCGGCCTCGAGCTCGGCTCGGTCTGGCGCCGCCTCGGCGCCGAGGTCCATGTCATCGAGTATCTCGACCGCATCCTCCCGGGCATGGATGCCGAGGTCGCCAAGCAGTTCCACCGCATCCTCGGCAAGCAGGGCTTCACCTTCCAGCTCGGCTCCAAGGTGACCGGCGCCAAGGCCTCGAAGAAGGGCGTCAGCCTGACCGTCGAGCCGGCGGCTGGCGGCGCGGCTGAGACGATCGAGGCCGAGGTGGTGCTGGTCGCCATCGGCCGCCGCCCCTACACGGACGGGCTCGGCCTCGAGGCGGTCGGCGTCGCCACCGAGCGTGGCCGTGTGATCATCGACGACCACTTCAAGACCAACGTGCCCGGCATCTATGCCATCGGTGACGTGGTGCGCGGTCCGATGCTCGCCCACAAGGCGGAGGATGAGGGCGTCGCCGTTGCCGAGATCATCGCCGGCAAGGCCGGCCACGTGAACTACAACTGCATTCCCGGCGTGGTCTACACCTATCCGGAGGTCGCGACGGTCGGGAAGAGCGAAGAGGACCTCAAGGCCGCCGGCATCGCCTACAATGTCGGCAAGTTCCCCTTCACCGCCAATGGCCGCGCCCGCGCCAATCGCGCCACGGACGGCTTCGTGAAGGTGCTGGCGGATGCCGCCACCGACAAGGTGCTCGGCGTCCATATCGTCGGCGCCGGCGCTGGCGAGATGATCCACGAGGCCGTGGTGCTCATGGAATTCGGCGGTTCGTCCGAGGACCTCGCCCGCTCCACCCACGCCCATCCGACCATGTCGGAGGCGGTGAAGGAGGCGGCCCTCGCCGTCGACAAGCGCGCCATCCACATGTGAGGCCGAGGGCGCACCCGCCCTCCCCTGCCCTGCCTTCGAACCCCGGCCTCGTGCCGGGGTTTTTCATTGGTGTCACCGCGGGGCGTGAACCGTTTCCGTTGTCACAGCGACCCATGGACATGGAAAGCGACCGCAGGCCGCGGCGCTCCACCACCAGGAGGAAATCACCATGTCCATCACCTTCCGCAAGCTTGCCGCCGCTGGCGGCCTCGCCCTCGCCCTCTCCGGCGCCTTCACCGGCTTCGCCCAGGCCCAGTCCGCCGGTGGCGGCGGCGGTGGCAGCGGTGGCGGCGGTGGCGCCGGCGGTATCGCCGAGGCTGTCATCACCCATGCGATCGCTGTGCCGAACCCGACGCCGCCGCGCCGCGGCCGGGGCGGTGCGGGCGAAGCGGGCGCGCCCGGCGCCTGCCAGTACTCGGCTCTCTACGGCATGGTGGTCTGCGACCGTCGCCGCTGAGCCGATCGCCACTCCCACCCAACGCAAGACCGGCGGAGCCCCAGGGCTCCGCCGGTTTTCGTGTGTTCGGCCTGCAAGGAAGGCGAACGCGGCTCAGTCGGTGGTGACCTTGCCCGGCTTGCCCGGCGCGACGGTCGCCTGGCGCGGAGCGGCCCCCGGTTCCGTCGCCGGCGGAGCCTCGGCCGTGGCGCCCGGGACCACCGGAGCGTCGGGGGCCGGCGTGACCGGCGGCGCTGCCACCATCGGAGCCGAGGAGGCGTCCGGGCGGACGGCCGCGTTCAGGGCGGGGACAGGATCGGCAAGGCCGGCGCCGAGCTGCGGATCGGCCGCCGCGCCGCGGCGCGCGGTCTCTCGGAGGATCTGGCGCAGCTGCGCCGGGTCGATGTCGGGCTGGCGCTCAATGAGCAGCGCCGCGATGCCGCTCACATGGGCGGCGGCGACGGAGGTGCCCGACGACATCTGGTAGCCGCCGCGGGGCGCCGGCAGGATGATGTCGACGCCGGGGGCGGCGACCGTCACATGGCCGCCGCGGGACGCCGCCTGGAAGAGCTGGCCCGCCTGGTCGGTGGCCGTGACGGCGATGACGTCCGGGTCGGCGGCGGGATAGGAGATCGGCGCGCCGGGGCCCTCGTTGCCCATGGCCGCGACCATGGCGATGCGGCGCGAGGCCGCCACCTGGATGGCGCGGGTCATCATCGGATCGCGCGGGCCGGCAAAGCTCATGTTGATGACGCGGGCACCCTCGCGGATCGACCAGTCCATGGCCTTGAGGATGTGGAAGCTGGTGCCCGAGGCCCCCGTGCTCTGGCCGGGGGCGAAGGCGCGCGCGGCAAAGATGTTGGCGCCCGGCGAGATGCCGGTGAGCTGGGCATGGGCGACGATGGCGCCCGCCATGCCGGTGCCGTGCTCATGCGACTGGAAGGGGCCACCCACCGCATCGAAGGTCTTGGCGATCCGGCCGGTCATTTCGGGATGCGTCGCCTCGACGCCGGAATCGATCACCGCGATCGGCACCTGCGCGCCGCGGGAGAGGAGATGAGCCTCGGGCAGGCGGAGCTGCTCGACGACATATTGCAGGCTGGCGCCGCCGCCCTGGGTGGTGGAGGCGCTCTGCAGGCGGAAGACATAGTTCGGCCGCTCGAACAGATAGTTCGGCTGCACATAGCCGACGCCGCGCACGGCGGACATGGCGCGGACCGCCGCCGGCACGGTGGTCCGGTTGGGAATGCGATAGCGATGGACCGTGGCGCCGACGAGGTCGAAGCGCTCCTCGGCGATCAGCGTCAGGTTGAAGCGACGTACGACATTGCGCAGCGTCGGCGCCGGAGCATTGGGCGCGAGGACGAAGAGCACCTCGTCGGGCAGGTAGCGGCGCTCGTTGGGATCGGGAAGGCCCGGAACGTCGCGCGGCTCGGGCGCGGCGCGGGCGGCGGAAATGAGGGCCGGCGCGCCGAAGACGGCCGCGGCGCCTGCGGCAGCCGGACCAAATCCCGGACCGCGCGGCGGCAGGCCTCCGCCCCCGGGGGGCGGGCCGACGGGCGGCAGGCGACCGCCGCCGCCGGGCGGCAGGACGATCACCGGAGGCGGCAGGCCGACGACGACGGGCGGGCGTGCTCCCGGCGGGCGGCCATCGGGTGGGCGATTGCCGGGGGGACGGGTGCCCGGGGGGCGCGTGGCGGGGGGACGGGTCGCCGCCGAGCTGCCACCGGGACGCTGGGCGCCCGGACGAACCGTGCCGGCATCATCGCCATAACGGCCTGGCGACGCCACGCGGCCCGGGCGTTGGCCACGGACGGGACCATCGACGAAACGGCCGCCACGTCCGCCATCGATGACGCGGCCACCCTCGATGACGCGACCGCCACGCGGCATGGCCATGCCGGGGACGCGGCCGCCGGGAATGCGCTGGATGGCGGGAGCGCCGCCCGCGGGGAGGCCGATGCGGGGACCACGGCTGCGCAGGCCCCCACCGCCGATGCCGATGCCACCGATGGAGATGCCGAACTGCGCCTGGGCCGGCCGGCTGTCGGCCGCGACCAGCATGGTCGAGGCGGCGAGCACGGCGAGGAACCCGGCAAGGACGCCGCGGGTCGGGCGGAGCGGTCGATCGTCTGACGGCTGAGGCATGGCGCGATCCTGCCGGACGAATGCCGGCCCTTCAGCTCAAGGGTCGGCTTTGCGTGTTTCTGTTTGGCGACATCCCGGCGGATGCCGCGTCACGTCAGGTCGCCGGGCCAACGAAGCGGACGAGGGACGACTGGCGGCGCAGCTCGCCGACGATGCGATCGATCTCGGCCTGGGCCATGCCGGCCTCGCCGATGCGCACGCGGTAGAAGCCGCCGGGGCGCGGGCCCTCGACGATCGAGCCCTTCACCTGTTCCAGCAGCCGCTGCATGTCGGCGGCGGTCGCCGTGCCGGCAAAGCCGACGAGGAGATGGGTGCCATCGCCGCGGGGGGCGGTGGAGGTCGTGTGCGAGGCCGTCTGGTACTGGGCGGGGCCGCCCATGAAGGAGGAGCCGATGAGGCCGGCCTGGATGACCAGGGCGAGGGCCGCAGCGCCCGCCGCATAGGCAAGGGTGCGCGGCGAGAGCAGGGCGAGCTTCTCGCCGAGCCAGTCGGCAAAGCCGGCCTTGGCGCGGGCGGCGACGTGGGAGAGTTTCGCCGGCTCGGCCTCGACGCGGCGCATCAGCTCGTCGAGGACGCGGGGCGAGGGACGGGGGGCGGCTTCGGCGAGGGCGAAGCTCGCGTCCTGGTCCTCGCGGACGATCTCGAGCTCATCGCGGAGCGTCGGGTCGGCGGCAAGCGCCGCCTCGACACGGGCAGTGTCGGAGGCGTCGAGGGTTCCGGCCGCGTACCAGGGCAGCAGCTCGGAGACCGCACGGCGCTCGGCATTGTCATTGGGGCTGCGCGTCGTCATGGCCAACCTCGATCGACTCCGGCGCTCTGCATGAGCTCCTGGAGCCTCTTGCGCGCATAGAACATGCGCGTCTTGACGGTGTTCTCCGGGATCTGGACGATCTCGGCCACTTCGGAGATGGATTTCTCCTGGTAGTAGACGAGATCGACAATTTCCCGGTGCTCGGGCGAAAGCTGGTCGATGCAGCGGCGGATGGCCTTTGCCTTGTCCAGCTTCTGAGACACCGTCTCGGGTGTGTCCGCGTCGTCCGCGATGGCGGCGGCTTGCTCCTCGTCGAGCTCCGCTTCGGTCGTCTTCCTCAACGAGGACAACGCCTTGAAGCGGGCCATTCCAAGGATCCAGGTCGAGACGCTGGAGCGCCCCTCGAACCGGTCGGCCTGCCGCCACACGTCCAGGAAGACTTCGCCGATCAGATCCTCGGCCTGCACTTCGTCCCTGACGAACCGGAGAATGAACCGGAACACGCGGACATTGTGGCGGGCATAGAGGGTCCGAAAGGCGAGACGATCGCCTTTGGCAACCCGGAGGATGAGATCCTGGTCGCTGTCAGACTGCATCGTCACTCCCGAGCCGGTGGGCTCGCCCCATCAGTCGCGGCAGCCGGCGAAAAGGTTCATGGGGCATCGCGGAATCTGCAGCGTGGCGCGGTCGGCATGCCCGCGTAACATGACGAAACACGTCAGGAGGTCAACTGGCCTGCCGCGATGGCGGCTGCGCGCGCCCGCAGCGACCGCGATCAGGGTCAACGGGGAATGAGCGCCCAGTAGTCGAGATCGAGGATTACCGCGGGGTCGTAATCGTCCCCCGCCTTCAGCGGATAGTCGCCGCAGGGGCGGTCCTTGGTGGCGACGGTGCGGATGCGCAGGGCGCCGACATCGTCGCGGCCGGGAAGCTCCTCGACGGCGAGGATCTGCGACCAGGCGAAGACGGTGTTGCCGGCGAAAAGCGGGGCGACATGCCGCCCGCCATTGATCGCCGCGATGTGGAAGGCGTTGGCGAGGCCGTTGAAGGAGAGGGCGCGGGCGAGGGAGATGACGTGGCCGCCATAGATGAGGCGGCGGCCGAAACGGCCCTGGCCTTCCGTGAACTGGTTGAAATGGACCTTCGCCGTGTTCTGGTAGAGGCGCGTCGCCAGCATGTGCTCGGCCTCCTCCACGGTCATGCCGTCGACATGGTCGATGCACTCGCCGGCGACATAGTCGTTGAGGCGGTGGCGCTGGCCGGCGAGCACCGTGTCATAGGCCTCGGGGTCGATCACCGGGCAGGCATCGCCGAGCTGGTCGGGCTCCAGCGCCTTCGGCAGGGCCGGCACATGCTCCTCCGGCGCGGGCGCGGCCTCATCGCGCTTCCTCACCATGACCCAGCGCACATAGTCCAGCACGGTGTCGCCGTGCTGGTTGGTGCCGACCGAGCGGACATAGACGACGCCGGTCTTGCGGTTGGAGTTCTCCTTCAGGCCGATGACCTCGGAGACGGTGGAGAGCGTGTCGCCGGGATAGACGGGCGCGAGGAAACGGCAACCGGCATAGCCGAGATTGGCCACCGCGTTCAGCGACACATCCGGCACGGTCTTGCCGAAGACGACGTGGAAGACGAGGAGGTCGTCGAGGGGGCTCTTCGGATAGCCGATGGCGCGGGCGAAGGCGTCGGAGGACTGGACGGCGAAGCGGGTGCCGTAGAGCGCCGTGTAGAGCGCGGCATCGCCCGTCGTGACGGTGCGCGGGGTGGCGTGGACGAGCCTGTCGCCGAGGCGGAAATCCTCGAAGAAACGTCCGGGATTGGTCTTCGGCATGGGGCCCTCCTCGCGTCGCTCATCTATGCCGTGCTGCGCTGCGAAGTCCAACCGGACGAAGGAAGGGGGCGGGGGAAGTTCAGGACCTTGGGCGTTCCTTGATCGCCCCCCTCACCCTTCCCTCTTCCCGCCGGGGAGAGGGGGCAACAGCGTCGCGTCCCGCTCGGCATCCTCTCCGCTTGGCATGACGGTGGAGTTCGGTCGCGACGTCGAAGTCCCCCTCTCCCCGCCTGCGGGGAGAGGGAAGGGTGAGGGGCCGATGAGCTCCACCGGTTCACAAGGCCCGCCGCATCGGGTATCGAACCCCACCACCCCGCATCGTCCGCACCAAGGCGCCCATGGCCCCCACTCCCGTACCCGGCCGACCCAAGCTGGTCCTCGCCTCGGCCTCGCCGCGCCGCCTCGCCCTGCTGCAGCAGGCGGGGATCGAGCCGGACACGCTGGTGCCGGCGGAGATCGACGAGACGCCCTTCCCGCGCGAGAGCCCGCGGAAGCTCGCCCTGCGCCTCGCGCGCGAGAAGGCCGCCGAGGCCGCCCGCCGCCTGCGCGATGATCCGGACTGGTCGGGCTCCGTCATCATCTCCGCCGATACGGTGGTCTGCGTCGGCCGCCGCATCCTGCCCAAGGCCGAGACGGTGGAGGAGGCCGCCGCCTGCATCCGCCTGCTCTCGGGCCGCGCGCACCGCGTCTATACGGGCCTCTGCCGCGTCGACCAGGCCGGCCGCGTCAGCACCAAGCTGGTCGAGACCCGCGTGCGCTTCAAGCGCCTCTCGGGCGCCGAGATCGACGCCTATCTCGGTTCGGGCGAATGGCGCGGCAAGGCCGGCGGCTATGCCATCCAGGGCATTGCCGGCGCCTTCGTCCTGTCGCTCGTCGGCTCCTACACCAATGTCGTCGGCCTGCCGCTCGCCGAGGCCGTCGGCCTCATCGGCGCGACGGGCTATCCGGTGACCCTCGGCTGGATCGCCAAGGGTTGACCCTTTTCGCAGAAGCCGACGGGCCCCATCTTCGCTGCCATGAATCCTGTCAACGACAACGACCGACCGCTCGACCCGCCCAAGGCCTGCAGCATCTGCGGCAAGCCGGCGACCGTGCGCTACAAGCCCTTCTGTTCGAAGCGCTGCGCCGATATCGACCTCAACCGCTGGTTCAGCGGCACCTATGCCATCCCCGTCGCCGAGGACCCTGACGAGGATGGCGAGGACGCTGACCGCCGCTGACCGGCGTCAGATCATCTCCAGCGAGCGCTTGCGGGCGGGCGGCGGGAAGGCGCGGTCGATCTCGGCCATGTCCTGGTCGGTGAGGGTCAGATCGACCGCCGGCCGGTTCTCGGAGATGTGCTCGGGGCTCGCCATCTGCGGAATGGCGATCACCCCGCCCCGCCGCAGCGTGAAGGCGAGGGCCACCTGCGCGGCGGTCGCGCCGGGATGGCGGGCGGCGATGGCCGCGAGCACGGGGTCGCGCGTCAGGCGCCCCTGTTCCACCGGCGAATAGGCCATGACCGGAATGCCGCGCTGGGCCTGCCAGGGGAGGAGGTCGAACTCGATGCCGCGCCGCAGGCAGTTGTAGAGCACCTGGTTCACGGCCACCGCGGCGCCGCCCTCGTCCAGCAGCTCCTCCATGTCGTCGCGGTCGAAGTTGGAGACGCCCCAGGCGCGGATCTTGCCGGTCTCGCGCAGCCGCTCGAAGGCCGCGACCGTCTCGGCGAGCGGGATCGAACCGCGCCAGTGGAGGAGATAGAGGTCCAGCCGGTCGGTCCCGAGGCGGCGCAGCGAGCGCTCGCAGGCCTCGATGGCGCTGCGCCGGCCGGCATTGTGCGGATAGACCTTGGAGGCGAGATAGGCCTCGTCGCGGCGGCCGGCGATGGCCTCGCCGATGAGCTCCTCGGCGGCGCCGTCGCCATACATCTCGGCCGTGTCGATGAGGGTCAGGCCGGCATCGAGGCCCGCCCGCAGCGCCGCCATGGCTGAGGCGCGCCGCGCCGGGCGGTCGGCGATGGTCCAGGTGCCCTGTCCGAGCACGGGGACGGCGGTGCCGTCCGGCAGGCGGATGGTTGGAACGGTTCCCATGACCGGCTCCCTCGCCGGACAGGCTCCGGCTATTGCTGCTTCGGGATGTTGGCGTCGGCCACGACCTTAGACCATTTCGCCGTCTCGGCCTTCAGGAAGGCGCCGAATTCCCGCGGCGTCTGCGGAGCGGGCTGGGCGCCGAAGCGCTCGAACTTTTCCTTCGTCTCCGCCTCCTTCAGCGCCCGCGTCATGGCGGCGTTGATGGCGGTGACGACATCGGCCGGCGTGCCTTTGGGCGCGACGATGCCGGACCAGGAATAGGCCTCGTAGCCGGGAAGGCCCGCCTCGCCCATGGTCGGGATGTCCGGCAGCAGCGACAGCCGCGCCGGGCTGATGCCCAGCGCCTTGACGGTCTTGGACTGCACCTGCGGGACCGCCGTTGGCCCATCGGCGAACATCAGCTGCACGTGGTTGCCGAGGAGGCTGTTCATGGCCGGCGCGCTGCCGCGATGGGCGACATGCAGGAGGTCCGTGCCGGTCATGCTCTTGAACAGCTCGCCGGCAAGGTGCGTGCCGCCGCCAACGCCGGCCGAGCCATAGGCGAGCTTGCCCGGATTGGCCTTCGCATAGGCCGCGAGCTCGCCCACCGTCGAGACCGGCAGCGAGGGATGGGCGCAGACGATGATGGGGAAGATGCCGGCGCCGCTCACCGGCACGAACTCGGTGAGGAAGTCATAGGGCAGGCTGGCCTTGAGGCTCGGATGCACGGTGTGGTGGATGGCGCAGACAAGGAGCGTATGCCCGTCCGGATCGGCGCGCTGGACGGCCTGGGCGCCGATCACCGCATCGGCGCCCGGACGGTTCTCGATGATGACCGCCTGGTTCCAGTATTCGGAGATTTTCTGGCCGATCTGCCGGGCCGTGAGATCGACCGGCCCACCCGGCGGGAAGGGCACGAGCAGCGTCACGCGCTTGGAGGGAAAGGCCTGGGCCCGCGCCGGCAGGATCGAGGCCGCGGCGACGCCGCCCATGGCGGCGAGGACGGAACGGCGGCTGGTGGCGGACATGGCATTTCCCCGGATCATTGTTTCCGGGAATGAAACGCCATTTCACGAACCGCCACAACCCGGCCGGTCGGCGGGGGCGAGCCCTCCCCCGCCGCAGGCCATGCGTCAGTCGACCTTGGCGCCGGCGGCGCGGACCACTTCGGCCCAGCGCGGGATCTCGCGGGCCATGCGCGCCTGCAGGACCTCGGGGCCCTTCATGGTGGCGAGCGCGCCGAGCTCCTCGAAGCGCTTCACGAAGGCCGGGTCCTGGCCGACCTTGATATGGGCGGCGACGAGCCGCTCGACGATTGGGGCGGGCACGCCCTTCGGCGCGATCATGCCCGACCAGGAGGTGACGTCGAAGTCGGGCACGCCGCCCTCGATCATCGTCGGCACATCGGGCAGGCCCGGCCAGCGCTTGGCGGTGGAGACGGCGATCGGCTTGATCGCCTTGCCCTGGATCTGGCCGATGATGGTCGGCAGGTTGTCGAACATGAAGTCGATGCGGCCGGCAATGAGGTCCTGCACCGCGACCGAGCCGGTGCGGTAGGGCACGTGGAGCGGCTGCATGCCGACGCGGCGGGAGAGGAACTCGGTCGACAGATGCGCCGTGGTGCCAAGGCCCGGCGTGCCGTAGGAGGCCTTGCCCTCGCCCTTGGCCTTCACCCAGGCGATGAACTCCTGCACCGTGTTGGCGGGGTTCTGGAGGTTCACGACGAGGACGTTGGGAATCTCGTAGATGTCAGCGAGATAGGTGAAATCGGTCAGCGGATTGAAGGGCAGCGTGCGGTACAGCTCGATATGGGCGGAGAGCGGACCGATGGTGGAGACGCCGATCGTGTAGCCATCCGGGTCCGCCTTGGCGATGGCGTTGACGCCGACATTGCCGGCCGAGCCCGGCCGGTTCTCGATGACGACCGTCTGGCCGAGCTCCTTGCCGAGATGCTCGCCGATGACGCGCGAGAGCACGTCGGTGGAGCCGCCCGGCGGGAAGGGCACGATCATGCGGATGGGGCGGTTCGGCCAGGCGCCCTGGGCATGGGCGCCATGGATGGCGGGCGTCGCCAGCGCACCGGCAAGGCCGGCCAGGACCGTACGGCGGTCGATGGTCATGGGATTTCCTCTGTTCTGCTGTGTTTTGGCGCCGTCGGCGACGCGATCGTTGCGCAAGGTAGACGCTGCGCGCAAAGCCCTGCAAGCACGACGCCTGCGTGATCCTGCCTCACGCCAATGTGGATGGCCCTGTCTTCCGACAGCCCTTATGTCAGGCGCCTTCCGAGGGCCGGCCGCCCTGCTCGCCGCCCTCCCCGCAACCTGTCCATGGTGCCATGACGACCGCCTCCCCACCGGCCACCGGACCCTATCCGGGGCTGGGCTTCCGCTCTTTCGTCGCGATGATCGCCGCGCTC encodes:
- the odhB gene encoding 2-oxoglutarate dehydrogenase complex dihydrolipoyllysine-residue succinyltransferase; protein product: MATEIRVPTLGESVSEATVAKWFKKPGEAVKQDEPLVELETDKVTLEVNAPASGTLAEIIADSGTTVGVAALLGQITEGGAAAAAPAKSEAPKAAAPAPAPAPAPAAAAPAKAASADNGPAVARIAAETGVNPAAVAGTGKDGRVTKGDMLAAVATGVSAPAPAPVVAAPRPASQPVDAAREERVRMTKLRQTIARRLKEAQNTAAMLTTFNEVDMTAVMTLRNQYKDIFEKKHGVKLGFMGFFVRACVQALKDIPAVNAEIDGTDLIYKNFCHVGVAVGTDKGLVVPVVRDADRMGIAEIEKTIADFGKRARDGKLSIEEMQGGTFTISNGGVYGSLMSTPILNAPQSGILGMHKIQDRPMVIGGKIEIRPMMYLALSYDHRIVDGKEAVTFLVRVKESLEDPARLVMDL
- a CDS encoding SDR family oxidoreductase, with amino-acid sequence MSKGVVIVTGSSRGIGRACALLAAERGYDVVVNYTANAAAAQEVVAGINARGAQAIAVKGDIAEEADILGLFAAADRLGPLVGLINNAGVVSLSGRVETYTADRLHRLLNINVVGTILCSREAVKRMSTKHGGKGGAIVNISSVAAVLGSPNEYVDYAASKGAVDSFTVGLAKEVATEGIRVNAVRPGMITTDIHEASGDPGRVERIRPTIPMQRIGEPHEIATAALWLLSEEASYCTGTFITISGGR
- the lpdA gene encoding dihydrolipoyl dehydrogenase translates to MSYDLIVIGTGPGGYVCAIRAAQLGLKVAVVEKRKTHGGTCLNVGCIPSKALLHASELFDEAGHGFKALGIDVPAPKLNLKQMMVHKQETIDANVGGVAFLLKKHKVDQHFGTGTITAPGKVLVAADDGKVTEIEGKSIVIATGSDVAQLPGVAIDEKQIVSSTGALELAKVPSKLVVIGAGVIGLELGSVWRRLGAEVHVIEYLDRILPGMDAEVAKQFHRILGKQGFTFQLGSKVTGAKASKKGVSLTVEPAAGGAAETIEAEVVLVAIGRRPYTDGLGLEAVGVATERGRVIIDDHFKTNVPGIYAIGDVVRGPMLAHKAEDEGVAVAEIIAGKAGHVNYNCIPGVVYTYPEVATVGKSEEDLKAAGIAYNVGKFPFTANGRARANRATDGFVKVLADAATDKVLGVHIVGAGAGEMIHEAVVLMEFGGSSEDLARSTHAHPTMSEAVKEAALAVDKRAIHM
- a CDS encoding S8 family peptidase; its protein translation is MPQPSDDRPLRPTRGVLAGFLAVLAASTMLVAADSRPAQAQFGISIGGIGIGGGGLRSRGPRIGLPAGGAPAIQRIPGGRVPGMAMPRGGRVIEGGRVIDGGRGGRFVDGPVRGQRPGRVASPGRYGDDAGTVRPGAQRPGGSSAATRPPATRPPGTRPPGNRPPDGRPPGARPPVVVGLPPPVIVLPPGGGGRLPPVGPPPGGGGLPPRGPGFGPAAAGAAAVFGAPALISAARAAPEPRDVPGLPDPNERRYLPDEVLFVLAPNAPAPTLRNVVRRFNLTLIAEERFDLVGATVHRYRIPNRTTVPAAVRAMSAVRGVGYVQPNYLFERPNYVFRLQSASTTQGGGASLQYVVEQLRLPEAHLLSRGAQVPIAVIDSGVEATHPEMTGRIAKTFDAVGGPFQSHEHGTGMAGAIVAHAQLTGISPGANIFAARAFAPGQSTGASGTSFHILKAMDWSIREGARVINMSFAGPRDPMMTRAIQVAASRRIAMVAAMGNEGPGAPISYPAADPDVIAVTATDQAGQLFQAASRGGHVTVAAPGVDIILPAPRGGYQMSSGTSVAAAHVSGIAALLIERQPDIDPAQLRQILRETARRGAAADPQLGAGLADPVPALNAAVRPDASSAPMVAAPPVTPAPDAPVVPGATAEAPPATEPGAAPRQATVAPGKPGKVTTD
- a CDS encoding sigma-70 family RNA polymerase sigma factor, coding for MQSDSDQDLILRVAKGDRLAFRTLYARHNVRVFRFILRFVRDEVQAEDLIGEVFLDVWRQADRFEGRSSVSTWILGMARFKALSSLRKTTEAELDEEQAAAIADDADTPETVSQKLDKAKAIRRCIDQLSPEHREIVDLVYYQEKSISEVAEIVQIPENTVKTRMFYARKRLQELMQSAGVDRGWP